The DNA segment TAAGGCCGTGCAATAAGCCACAGTGACATGTTCATGTGGTGGAATTTTGGCCTTCCGCCATTTATAACCTTGCTCTTGAAAGTCCAAATTCTAAAGAAATAAGGTCTAACTAACAACATTGatataataatacataaaatacgCGAAAGAATACAGCAGAAAAGAAAGCCAAGTGATAAGGAATACGTAACGGTAATGCAAGTCACTCAGAGCATACCTGCAAAAGTGCCGCCATAGTACCAAAAGAATTCCACAACAACGGAGCGAGATCCTGAAATAACTCTCTCTTCTAATATACACACAGAAcaaaaaacgaaaaaaaaaaagaaaaaaaaaaatagttaaaccGCACGAGTTTTGAAACGACGAAACATGAATGAATACATGCACGAGATAGAGacatagatagatagataaCAGAAATATAATTCTTCCATTATCAATGCTTAGCATGTGAACATAGCGAAACATCATAtttagaagaaaagaaaaacaaaatcccTAACGAACGCGGCGTTTGGAGTGGTTGAAATAGTTGGAGTGAAAAAACAGGGGAAACAGATGAAATTGGAATTGGAAAATCGATTGAGCATACCTTGGAGAGTTCATGAAGTGCGTTTTCTCGAAGATCAGGGTTGCTGAGTTCGAGGACGAGATGTTCGACAGACGCCATTCTACGATCCTTTGTTGCAGAGACAGAAGGAGCTCCAAAGGACCCACCACTCATTGAGATTGATTGCGGCAAATTCGCCATTGACTAACTCAGAGTGAGTGTGCAATGTTGTGTGTGTGGGAATGTTGCGAGTGAGACGTTTTCTTCCTCTGATGCCAACTTCCTTGTTATTTATGTGCGTATGCGAAGCAATGGTGCGTAATGGAAGGAGGCAGAGACACATGTTTTGCATGCTACAAAATGCTAACGCCTGTTTCTCTTGCACCCTTCCACTATCAGTTACATTATTCTAATAATTCCAATcgacactttttttttttcatttttataattaaaatatactttatGCCAACAAAATTGGACTTTACTTTTAATTTGTGCAAAAAATCTATCATTAATAACCATATATGtctctaatttaaaaaaataaaaataataatcgtTCATTGTCTATTCAGAATATGAACAGTTTGACTATATTAAcctttaaacttttttttacacactaaaaattataatggaataattttttaaaattgtaaccTATGTAATAGAGTCatttatagacaaaaaaaaaatacatagaatctcaatttttaaaatgtaggacacaaatctatatattatataattataaattatatacttaTAGACACGAAAATACATAGAAtctcaatttttaaaatgtaagacacaaatctatatattatataattataaattatataaattgaaaataaaaatttatgtgtataactatatttcaatttttttttaaaaaaaatatttttcataattagttcaaaatgatttattccttattttttaatcataataaaaatttatacaataaatttgaattttaaaaaattaatgtattttttttaaattgtattagaACTGTGTGATAGAATTGTAAAAAAtccaataaataattttttaaaattgaacaCTTCATCAATATGTATTTTATGAGAGTCAAAGAAATGTGTCCAAACTTCATAGTAACCTGTGGAATCCGGtattattactaaaaaaaatgatttctcaAGAATAATGGTGAGGAAATATTACTTATAGAAGCTTATCCTATGTATgggtgatttaaaaaaaaaaaaaaaactactaagTATAATATTTACACTCTACATCATTTTTTGAATGACTAAGAATATATATAGTATGCAACAtatttatttccaaaaatatcatctgttttttataacaataattatgCAACTATGGATGTAAATGGGAGGATTTTAATTACATAATGTTTTTGCACtaataataatttgatattACTAAGAAATAGTGGTAAGAGAATATTAATTAGAGactgttttaattaaaaattatttgattattaATCCAGACTTTTAAAAAACGACTTAACGGTTAATATTTCAATAcgtttaatttattatttatgctgttaatattttattattatcactCCTTCATCCTGCCCTGTAGCGTGGTTTTTTTCCACGTTAAAGGaaagaaaatcattttttattatttatgctcattttttttttccaattacTTTTAgactcttttatttattatcagTTAACGGTTAGATATATCTTCtcatatatattattagtatttattggaataaattataaatttatactcataataatataagtgtacaaataataaaatatatataaataataataaaaaaatgtatacagTCGCGAGAACGAATGTGTGTTTTgctagttataaaaaaataaataaaagaaactaattagttaagaaaagaatataaaaatctCAGGTATTATCCAGAAATGAATAATGTACTTcattgtttaaatttaaataaaactcaatgaaatatctaaaaaaaacacaaaaaaagtaATAGACATTATTAATGGAGGCAACATTATTTGGCAATTATATTGAGTTTTGGTGGCTGCTCCTCCTGAATTTGTTCTGTCTGGTTCTGGTTCTTGTTTTGATTCTGTTTCTGCTTGAGCATGAAGAAGCGAATCCAGGTGTAAACCTCCAAGCCAAAAGCGATGGCACCCAGAAAAGCAAGATTTCCAATGTACCCCCACTTCCATTCAACACCTCCTTCCAAAATGCGAATTCCTTTGAATATGTTTATGATTATGATAGCAAACAGACCATAACCAAGAAAATGATGGTACATGTTCCAATACTTTCTGTAATCGTCCGTCATCTTTGGCTTTAACCGAAAAGCCAACATCTGAAAATCAATAACCAAACTTCTCTCAACATCACTGTGTTCCATTTCTACGAATCAATCAATGCATGCAATGAGAATCAACACGTAAATACGTACTCAAATAATGTCTTAATCAGATTCAGATTTGTGGATAATAGTTATAGGTGGAATGTAAAGACATAAGAAGATATTTAAAAGCGGCAGATAGAACATATAAGATTTTATACAATAGTGCAACTGAAAGCGTGATCATGGGTAGTGAATAAAGTTCGATGGATAACTTTTTCACTGATTGGTGTTTTGAGCCACTAGTTTgtataaaatctataaaaagttactagattttttaattatggatagAAGGATTTGAATGAGTTTTGTAAtgatttatatatacatatgaaTATGTCACAGGCTAATATGTCACAGGCAATGTTAGAATAAGAAGGTTATAAAGAATTTTGTATAAGAATTGAGGTATTTCTGAAatatctattatttatttatttattaataaaaaatagtcaAATAATTTGTTAGAATACAATTATACTAAATGCGtttaaaacacttttaaaacatgttattattaaaaaaaaaatcattttgttgTTTGTGGAATGTTTGATGTCGTCTTGGGTAGAAGAAGTAATGTCATTCATGACAAAGAAAGTGAAAAAGCGAAAGGTTGTTGTGATTAAAATGAAAACAAGAACTTAAACTTTACAATAGAGGGAACccttgtataaaaaattaacacaagTAAGTCTAAAAAGATAGCAAACTAAAAAAGTTAAGCATGTATGTAGCAGTTTGTTGTTGGTGCAATCATATgacattaattaaatatttaaaagctAAACCTAATTACTAAGGAATGAATCCACAAGTGGACTAAGGATGAGGCAAAGGCAATGAACGAGATTAAATTATAAAGAGAAATAATACCTGAATTGTGCTAAAGACGAAAATGAGAATGGCATAAGTACGATGATCGTGGAAGGTGTAGTATCTAGAAGAATGTCCGAGACTTAGCCCAATAGCCCATCCGGTGGTGCCAACAAGAAAACCAGTTAATTGGCAACCAATGTGAAGGTTAAACCACAGTGGCTCGCATTTGAAAGGAAACACCCGAAAGTACCTTGCAATTATAATCCCAATCGGCAACAGGGTTCCCCACCCTATAATGTTTATCACTCCATGTATCTATATTTCAAACAACATACCCAACCAtcacaaataataaatatatataataccaatctcttcatttgtgtaacaatattattaaaatattattaagcaAGCATTCAATTATAAGTTTAACTCAACTCGATAAAATTAGAATAGTTACTTATTGGTAAATTAGAATAGTTACTTATCGGTTCTTAAATGATGTGTATGTATTGAACATCAATACTTGTAAGACACGTATGACTGAAATCcaattcaacaatttttttgttgaaCTTCTGAGAATTAtaacacggttctaacacaattttaaaaacgaaaaatacattaattttttaaaaacccaaatttattatataaaattttattataattataaaaataaagaacaaattcttttgaactagacatgagaaacatctttctcctacaaaaatttgaaaatacttgtgcacataaatatttattgtcaatttatatgattcataattatataatatatagatccgtgtcccatgttctacattttagaaattataggTTTATGTAGTATAGACACTAATACGGACACTACATAGATacatataatatctaaaatgtaggacacgaaaacacatatctatatattatatgaattatatatattaacaataaaaatttacgTGCACAAgtctctttcaatttttttgtaatataaagATGTTTCTCATGTCTGGGTCAAAAGGATTTCTTccttaattttgtaatcataatgcaaatttatacaataaattaaagtttttagaaaattaatgtatttaaagTTGTATTAAAATCATGCTTGAATTATtagaaatttaacaaatatttattgaattagaCATTTTACCAATATATGTCCTACACGAGTGTAGATAATAATACGTGTATCCAAGACAGACACATCATTTAAAAAGAATGTTGGATCCTCATAATTATACGCATCTCAGTGTGTCTAGTGTTTCTATCTAGCTTATCTGTTATGAAATATGTGTGACAAGAACAATTAGGTAAAGCGAAGAAAATACATAATTCTCACCGATCTAAGATAACTCCGGTACTGTCCAGTGCTACGGCCGTTGCTATCAGTCAAGTCTATGACCTCTGTGCTGTCGACGTTCCGGAGAGTTGTTGGATGTCGATGGGGATGCCCACCTTCGATACCATACCCAACTTGCCACACATGGTTCAGCCTCGTTACGTTATACTCTTCAGAGGGAAGCCTCAATCTAACATACATCGTGTGCATGTTATCAGCCTCTTCCTCAACCGACTTACTCACCACAATTCCAATTTTCGA comes from the Phaseolus vulgaris cultivar G19833 chromosome 8, P. vulgaris v2.0, whole genome shotgun sequence genome and includes:
- the LOC137827266 gene encoding cytochrome b561 and DOMON domain-containing protein At4g12980-like — translated: MKNQQQNMSLPLTIFTLTLLSFTLAANSQACTEAFFKLAQKKNISDCKRLRTLGAEFAWNLHGNFSGNNSTVVDILFGATLQTQQGWIGWGVNPGKRPEMVGTRAIVAVKRSDGTWSVDTYNITKEIRNGCNLLPSKIGIVVSKSVEEEADNMHTMYVRLRLPSEEYNVTRLNHVWQVGYGIEGGHPHRHPTTLRNVDSTEVIDLTDSNGRSTGQYRSYLRSIHGVINIIGWGTLLPIGIIIARYFRVFPFKCEPLWFNLHIGCQLTGFLVGTTGWAIGLSLGHSSRYYTFHDHRTYAILIFVFSTIQMLAFRLKPKMTDDYRKYWNMYHHFLGYGLFAIIIINIFKGIRILEGGVEWKWGYIGNLAFLGAIAFGLEVYTWIRFFMLKQKQNQNKNQNQTEQIQEEQPPKLNIIAK